Proteins from a single region of Punica granatum isolate Tunisia-2019 chromosome 8, ASM765513v2, whole genome shotgun sequence:
- the LOC116188320 gene encoding uncharacterized protein LOC116188320: MRLGTMRASTRTEPELAIAGSTSEGERGVVTGPPATSLSGFGGLGLDGIMGSEDSEGVGASPLGEGRRGEMSGDNVGNGESGSGAAGRVAGAAGVVTGDESGASGRDAGAAEMVEMWS, translated from the coding sequence atgaggcttgggACCATGAGAGCATCCACCCGGACCGAGCCGGAGCTGGCAATAGCAGGCTCCACCTCTGAAGGAGAGAGGGGCGTGGTGACCGGTCCGCCAGCAACCTCGCTGTCAGGGTTCGGGGGGCTCGGGCTGGACGGGATTATGGGCAGCGAGGACTCAGAAGGGGTGGGGGCTTCACCCTTAGGGGAGGGCAGGAGAGGGGAAATGTCCGGAGACAATGTGGGAAATGGAGAGTCAGGCTCCGGGGCGGCTGGTAGAGTTGCTGGGGCTGCCGGAGTTGTAACCGGTGATGAGAGCGGGGCGAGTGGGAGGGATGCCGGGGCGGCCGAGATGGTGGAGATgtggagttga
- the LOC116188319 gene encoding protein NETWORKED 3A-like isoform X1 — protein sequence MVGIMMVTKHTASNWWWLDSHNNAKRSPWLQSTLSELDHKTEAMLKLIEEDADSFAKRAEMYYKKRPELISLVQDFYRAHRSLAERYDQIKSESSARLLTTLGSPFSGEKSRQEKPVPTPIVDKNYDSYSESFDHDENAESEVEDPDEDNGSDGPEVETPRALPKREQARIGRLASPGRTIKEDDGEELRKLRDEIERLSKENRAQREQLEQKDEEKREVIRQLSFAVGMLKEENASLRKSVNKVTKKRGNFEVNNNNKVKGGFLSKLFHGSFLNSQETLVAL from the exons ATGGTTGGGATAATGATGGTGACGAAGCACACAGCATCAAACTGGTGGTGGCTTGACAGTCACAACAATGCCAAGCGGTCTCCATGGCTCCAGTCCACTCTCTCCG AGCTCGATCATAAGACCGAAGCCATGCTGAAGCTGATCGAGGAAGATGCCGACTCCTTTGCAAAGCGTGCAGAGATGTACTACAAGAAGAGGCCGGAGCTGATCAGCCTGGTACAGGACTTCTACCGGGCGCACCGGTCACTGGCAGAACGCTACGATCAGATCAAGTCCGAGAGCTCAGCCCGTCTCCTGACCACCTTGGGGTCCCCTTTCTCTGGCGAAAAGTCCCGCCAGGAGAAGCCTGTCCCGACTCCCATTGTTGACAAGAATTACGACAGCTACTCCGAATCCTTCGACCATGACGAGAATGCTGAGTCAGAGGTCGAGGACCCCGACGAAGATAACGGATCCGATGGCCCAGAAGTGGAAACGCCTCGCGCACTCCCTAAGCGAGAGCAGGCCCGCATAGGGAGACTGGCTTCTCCCGGTCGGACAATCAAGGAGGACGACGGTGAGGAACTGAGGAAGTTGAGGGATGAGATTGAGAGGCTGAGCAAGGAGAACCGGGCCCAAAGGGAGCAACTGGAGCAGAAAGATGAGGAGAAGAGGGAGGTCATAAGGCAGCTGAGCTTTGCTGTGGGAATGCTGAAGGAGGAGAATGCCAGTCTTAGGAAATCTGTAAATAAGGTGACCAAGAAGAGGGGCAACTTTGAGgtcaacaacaacaataaggTTAAGGGAGGCTTTCTTAGTAAGTTGTTCCATGGGTCTTTCTTGAATTCCCAAGAAACTCTCGTGGCTCTGTAG
- the LOC116188319 gene encoding protein NETWORKED 3A-like isoform X2, whose amino-acid sequence MLKLIEEDADSFAKRAEMYYKKRPELISLVQDFYRAHRSLAERYDQIKSESSARLLTTLGSPFSGEKSRQEKPVPTPIVDKNYDSYSESFDHDENAESEVEDPDEDNGSDGPEVETPRALPKREQARIGRLASPGRTIKEDDGEELRKLRDEIERLSKENRAQREQLEQKDEEKREVIRQLSFAVGMLKEENASLRKSVNKVTKKRGNFEVNNNNKVKGGFLSKLFHGSFLNSQETLVAL is encoded by the coding sequence ATGCTGAAGCTGATCGAGGAAGATGCCGACTCCTTTGCAAAGCGTGCAGAGATGTACTACAAGAAGAGGCCGGAGCTGATCAGCCTGGTACAGGACTTCTACCGGGCGCACCGGTCACTGGCAGAACGCTACGATCAGATCAAGTCCGAGAGCTCAGCCCGTCTCCTGACCACCTTGGGGTCCCCTTTCTCTGGCGAAAAGTCCCGCCAGGAGAAGCCTGTCCCGACTCCCATTGTTGACAAGAATTACGACAGCTACTCCGAATCCTTCGACCATGACGAGAATGCTGAGTCAGAGGTCGAGGACCCCGACGAAGATAACGGATCCGATGGCCCAGAAGTGGAAACGCCTCGCGCACTCCCTAAGCGAGAGCAGGCCCGCATAGGGAGACTGGCTTCTCCCGGTCGGACAATCAAGGAGGACGACGGTGAGGAACTGAGGAAGTTGAGGGATGAGATTGAGAGGCTGAGCAAGGAGAACCGGGCCCAAAGGGAGCAACTGGAGCAGAAAGATGAGGAGAAGAGGGAGGTCATAAGGCAGCTGAGCTTTGCTGTGGGAATGCTGAAGGAGGAGAATGCCAGTCTTAGGAAATCTGTAAATAAGGTGACCAAGAAGAGGGGCAACTTTGAGgtcaacaacaacaataaggTTAAGGGAGGCTTTCTTAGTAAGTTGTTCCATGGGTCTTTCTTGAATTCCCAAGAAACTCTCGTGGCTCTGTAG